Proteins encoded within one genomic window of Cucumis sativus cultivar 9930 chromosome 3, Cucumber_9930_V3, whole genome shotgun sequence:
- the LOC101210628 gene encoding uncharacterized protein LOC101210628, giving the protein MGPDDEDNRWPPWLKPLLRESFFVQCKHHIDSHKSECNMYCLDCMNGALCSLCLNFHKDHRAIQIRRSSYHDVIRVSEIQKVLDISGVQTYIINSARVVFLNERPQPRPGKGVTNTCEVCERSLLDSFRFCSLGCKIVGTSRSYQKKRVAMAASDSEDSYSSSSNHRRSKSNNSNNNSNKIQSFSPSTPPPTSVNYRTAKRRKGIPHRAPMGGLVLEY; this is encoded by the exons ATG GGTCCTGACGATGAAGACAATCGATGGCCGCCATGGCTAAAACCTCTACTAAGAGAAAGCTTCTTCGTTCAATGCAAACACCACATCGATTCTCACAAAAGCGAATGCAATATGTACTGTTTAGATTGTATGAACGGCGCTCTCTGTTCTCTTTGCCTCAACTTTCACAAAGACCATCGTGCTATTCAg ATTCGCAGGTCTTCTTACCATGATGTGATCAGAGTTTCTGAGATTCAAAAAGTTCTGGACATTTCTGGTGTCCAAACTTACATTATCAATAGCGCTAGAGTCGTGTTCTTGAACGAAAGACCTCAGCCTCGGCCCGGCAAAGGCGTTACCAATACTTGTGAAGTTTGTGAACGCAGTCTCCTCGATTCCTTCCGATTTTGCTCTCTTGGTTGCAAG ATCGTAGGAACCTCAAGGAGTTACCAGAAGAAGAGGGTTGCAATGGCTGCATCGGACTCGGAGGATTCTTATAGCAGCAGTAGCAACCATAGACGAAGCAAGagcaacaacagcaacaacaATAGCAATAAAATCCAAAGCTTTAGTCCTTCAACGCCACCCCCAACATCCGTCAACTACAGGACGGCGAAGCGGAGGAAGGGGATACCGCATCGAGCTCCAATGGGAGGTCTAGTTTTAGAATATTAG